TTCAGGAAAAGAAAATGATGGTATTCATGCTGTTTGTATTTATGCAACCGAAGAGTTTTTAGAGTATTCTAAAAAAGCAGGTAATGATTTATCAACTCCTATTCCAGAGTATAATTTTCCAGGTGTAAAACCAGGTGAGAGCTGGTGTTTAGGTGGATATAGTTTTGTAAAAGCTCATATGGAAGGGAAAGCTCCTAAAATATTTATTCACTCTACTCATGAACGTATTTTAGAGCTTATTGATTTAGAGACTTTGAAGTCTTATGCAGTAGATTTATAAAAGGAATGAAAATGAACAATAAAAAAAGATTACATATGCATATAACAGTGGATAACTTAGAAGAAAGTATACATTTTTATAATACACAGTTTGATGCAAAACCTACAAAAATAAAAAAAGATTATGCACAATGGTTACTAGAAGATATGGCAGTAAACTTTGCAATCTCTACAAAAGGTGAGCAAAAAGGTCTTAATCACTTAGGAGTTCAGTACGAAAGCGATGAAGCACTAGCTACTGCTCAAAAAAGTTTTGAAGATGCTGGAATAAAAGGTAAAGAAGAAGCTGGAGCAATCTGCTGTTATAAAGAATCAAATAAATACTGGGTAAATGACCCAAGTGGACTAATCTGGGAAAACTACCACTCAATGTCTGATGTAGAAGTTTATGGAGACAATGAACATAGCGAGTGCTGTACTCCAACTTTTAATGATGATAAAAAGAAAGCAGCTTTTTCTATTGCTAATCCTAACAACGGTTGTTGTTAGGATAAAGTCGAAATTTGACAAAAAAATATAAATATCTTATAATACTTTTAAAAGTACTATTAAGGATACTATAATGGTAATAAATGCAAATGAAATAAAAACAAAAGGTGTTTCAATATTTTCAACACTTCTTGATAAATTTGATGAACTTATTATAAATGTTAGAGGAAAAAATAAATTTGTTGTTATTGATATTGAAAGATACAAAGAACTAAGAGCAAATGAACTTGATTTAGCATACTTAAAAACTATGCAAGATATAGAAAAAGGTAATTATAAAACTCAAAGTGCAAAAGAGCATATTGAAGAATTAAAAAATGAGTTATAAACTACTAATAAGTGATGAGTACAAAAAGAAACTAAAGAAGTTTTTCAAGAAACATCCTGATATGTTAGATAGATATGCAAAATGTATATTTATACTAGAACAAG
This sequence is a window from Poseidonibacter parvus. Protein-coding genes within it:
- a CDS encoding DUF2237 family protein encodes the protein MKEKLNALGGPLEPCSVNPLTGFYRDGCCFSGKENDGIHAVCIYATEEFLEYSKKAGNDLSTPIPEYNFPGVKPGESWCLGGYSFVKAHMEGKAPKIFIHSTHERILELIDLETLKSYAVDL
- a CDS encoding ArsI/CadI family heavy metal resistance metalloenzyme, with amino-acid sequence MNNKKRLHMHITVDNLEESIHFYNTQFDAKPTKIKKDYAQWLLEDMAVNFAISTKGEQKGLNHLGVQYESDEALATAQKSFEDAGIKGKEEAGAICCYKESNKYWVNDPSGLIWENYHSMSDVEVYGDNEHSECCTPTFNDDKKKAAFSIANPNNGCC
- a CDS encoding type II toxin-antitoxin system prevent-host-death family antitoxin, encoding MVINANEIKTKGVSIFSTLLDKFDELIINVRGKNKFVVIDIERYKELRANELDLAYLKTMQDIEKGNYKTQSAKEHIEELKNEL